The DNA sequence GACGGGCCTCCCATTCCTCAGGGCGGGCCTTATACACACTGCAAGGGCCTCCATCTGGGACTCCCTGTACCTGTAGTTCTCAGGAACATAGTCGGGGTCAAAGGCGTTCATGTTCCTGAAGAGGGTCTCATCATGCAAGAGTATATCCCTTATATCGCGCCTCTTATCGCCTTTCATGGTCCTTCACGTTCATTTTATTGAATTCACCATCTCTCTATCCTGACATCCCCGTTCCTCTCAAGCCAGTCTATTAGTCTGCTGGCGTACTCAAGTTTGAGCCTTTTAACGGGATCGGCCGGTCCAAGCTCAGAGTCCATATCAGGCCTTGAGTACCTTGTCACAACCTCACCGAAGTCCATGCCTGCCAGCACTATACGACCGGCGCCGAGGGCTGCGGCAAGGAAAACAGCGCGGTCACCATCTGTGAATCCACCAAAATTGTGGAGACAGCCATGGGGGATGCTCTGGGTTGTCCCGATGATGTTCTGGAGGAGTGGGAGGTACCTCCTGAGGGCAGGGAGGTTGTTTCCATGGGCGTGGACCACCACCACTGCCCCCTGCCGGTTTGCCTCGATTATATCCTCCATCTTACCATCGAGGTCAGTTACTATTATATCAGGCAGCACATCCTCCTCGAGGAGTGCAGTGGTGGCACCATCTGCCGAGATGACTGTCATTGGCTCATCAAGGGCCCTGAACCTTTTGAGGTGGGATCTGAGTGATGGTCCAGCCCCGAATACAATGAAGTCACTGGATGGGACATCAATGTCATCAACCCGCAGGCATCCGTGTTCCCTGAGGAAGGCGTCGAGGTATGATGCTGACTCCTCATCAGCCCTCCTGTCAAATCCAAAGTCAT is a window from the Methanothermobacter thermautotrophicus str. Delta H genome containing:
- a CDS encoding 6-hydroxymethylpterin diphosphokinase MptE-like protein; protein product: MEVQVWLRWYTRILDDFGFDRRADEESASYLDAFLREHGCLRVDDIDVPSSDFIVFGAGPSLRSHLKRFRALDEPMTVISADGATTALLEEDVLPDIIVTDLDGKMEDIIEANRQGAVVVVHAHGNNLPALRRYLPLLQNIIGTTQSIPHGCLHNFGGFTDGDRAVFLAAALGAGRIVLAGMDFGEVVTRYSRPDMDSELGPADPVKRLKLEYASRLIDWLERNGDVRIERW